From Halapricum desulfuricans, a single genomic window includes:
- a CDS encoding quinone-dependent dihydroorotate dehydrogenase: MSLYERVRPLLFRLPPETAHSVAHRGMAMAERTPLPGLLKRGFAVEDERLRVEAFGQEFPNPVGVAAGFDKNAEVPRTLRGLGFGHVEVGGVTAEPQSGNPRPRVFRLVEDEGIVNRMGLNNEGADVVGKRLRSANVGCPVGVNLAKNERTPAEEAPADYRYAYEQVAEGGDFFVVNVSCPNSEGFRDLQNRDTLEAILDELRDAGASPLLVKLSPDLPEPALEETLELVAQYDLEGVIATNTSTERPDSLNSPGRVEEGGLSGKPIEETATEAVRFVAERTDVPVIGVGGVFTAADAYRKIRAGASMVQLYTAFIFRGPTVAREINQGLATLLERDGFDSVSEAVGADL; encoded by the coding sequence ATGAGCCTCTATGAACGCGTCAGACCGCTGTTGTTTCGATTGCCCCCGGAGACGGCTCACTCGGTCGCCCACAGGGGGATGGCGATGGCGGAGCGAACGCCGCTACCGGGACTGTTAAAGCGGGGATTCGCCGTCGAGGACGAGCGGCTACGGGTCGAGGCGTTCGGGCAGGAGTTCCCCAACCCGGTCGGAGTCGCCGCGGGCTTCGACAAGAACGCGGAAGTGCCACGGACGCTTCGGGGGCTGGGGTTCGGACACGTCGAAGTCGGTGGAGTGACCGCTGAGCCACAGTCCGGGAACCCGCGTCCCCGGGTGTTTCGGCTGGTCGAAGACGAAGGGATCGTCAACCGGATGGGATTGAACAACGAAGGGGCCGATGTCGTCGGCAAGCGTCTTCGATCGGCCAACGTGGGATGCCCGGTCGGTGTGAACCTCGCGAAAAACGAGCGGACGCCGGCCGAAGAGGCACCCGCGGACTATCGGTACGCCTACGAGCAGGTCGCGGAGGGCGGGGACTTTTTCGTCGTGAACGTCTCCTGCCCGAACTCCGAAGGGTTCCGGGATCTGCAGAACCGTGACACGCTAGAGGCGATTCTCGACGAGCTCCGGGATGCCGGAGCGAGTCCGCTGTTAGTGAAACTCTCGCCGGACCTTCCCGAGCCCGCACTCGAAGAGACGCTGGAGCTCGTCGCGCAGTACGACCTCGAGGGCGTGATCGCGACGAACACCTCAACGGAGCGGCCGGACAGTCTCAACAGTCCGGGTCGCGTCGAAGAGGGGGGACTGTCAGGGAAGCCGATCGAGGAGACCGCGACGGAGGCGGTTCGGTTCGTCGCCGAGCGGACCGACGTACCGGTCATCGGCGTGGGTGGGGTGTTCACCGCTGCGGACGCCTACCGGAAGATACGCGCGGGCGCGAGTATGGTGCAATTGTACACGGCGTTCATCTTCCGTGGCCCGACTGTCGCCCGGGAGATAAACCAGGGTCTGGCGACGCTGCTCGAACGTGACGGGTTCGACAGTGTCAGCGAAGCTGTCGGAGCTGATCTGTAA
- a CDS encoding YIP1 family protein yields the protein MWVTHLLRDPDTFFERQANELEMRRATLVVLATAFATVLGPAYVFLQLISGTDGPLTVFYAIGGAFGVFTSALTIFVIWILFSILFFTLTRRLGSDSEFRTIFFLTGFGFLPLAFAGVASFLAIYAVFTVPEAVTSGALRAQIKAMNQHPAIQVIRVVSVGFICWRGFLWAFALKHATDVGLRRSALVAAIPTLASVVWELTHLV from the coding sequence ATGTGGGTGACGCACCTCCTCCGTGATCCCGATACCTTCTTCGAACGACAGGCGAACGAGCTCGAAATGCGGCGGGCGACGCTCGTCGTGTTGGCCACCGCGTTCGCGACGGTCCTCGGCCCCGCATACGTATTCCTCCAACTCATATCGGGCACTGACGGCCCACTCACCGTGTTTTACGCGATCGGCGGCGCATTCGGCGTGTTCACGTCTGCACTCACGATTTTCGTAATCTGGATCCTCTTCAGTATCCTCTTTTTCACGCTCACTCGGCGGCTCGGCAGCGACAGCGAGTTCCGCACGATTTTCTTCCTCACCGGATTCGGCTTCCTCCCGCTTGCGTTTGCGGGCGTCGCGAGCTTCCTCGCCATCTACGCCGTCTTCACCGTGCCCGAGGCGGTGACATCCGGCGCGCTCCGTGCCCAGATAAAGGCAATGAACCAGCATCCAGCCATCCAGGTCATACGAGTCGTCAGCGTCGGTTTCATCTGCTGGCGCGGCTTCCTCTGGGCGTTTGCCCTGAAACACGCGACGGACGTGGGCCTGCGACGGAGCGCGCTGGTCGCCGCCATCCCGACGCTCGCATCGGTCGTTTGGGAACTCACTCATCTCGTGTAG
- a CDS encoding DUF7120 family protein has protein sequence MPKIEVSLPDRIENDIERLIEQGEFVNRDQAVEELLTMGVSAYDVEEEETTPGAAEEDMFSQTVEDQQDPAMQDEPRDDGYTF, from the coding sequence ATGCCAAAAATCGAAGTGTCGTTACCGGATCGGATCGAGAACGACATCGAGCGACTCATCGAGCAGGGGGAGTTCGTCAACCGCGATCAGGCCGTCGAGGAGTTGTTGACGATGGGCGTCTCCGCCTACGACGTCGAAGAGGAAGAGACGACCCCAGGGGCCGCCGAGGAGGACATGTTCTCTCAGACTGTCGAGGACCAACAGGATCCGGCAATGCAGGACGAACCTCGCGACGACGGCTACACCTTCTGA
- a CDS encoding stage II sporulation protein M, which yields MSHRVRSALAAHRDELVAATAVYAGTFLLGFVAYVAFGTRVDVAGYESSVASASAAAGVGQFTFLHILGNNAVVVGVSAAGGLALGVPTLVNTLFNGFVMGVLGGVVATAASPDVALAAVLPHVIVEVPAFLLAAAAGFKLPRALGSYLVGNTEYILDRRTVRDSAVVAVTAVALVVVAAVVEVVITPWVVNLVVS from the coding sequence ATGAGTCACCGTGTCCGGTCGGCGCTCGCTGCACACCGCGACGAATTGGTCGCAGCGACGGCGGTCTACGCGGGGACGTTCCTGCTCGGGTTCGTGGCGTACGTCGCGTTCGGGACGCGAGTCGATGTCGCGGGCTACGAGTCGTCGGTCGCGTCGGCGTCCGCGGCTGCGGGTGTGGGACAGTTCACGTTCCTGCACATACTTGGGAACAACGCAGTCGTCGTCGGCGTGTCCGCGGCTGGCGGTCTCGCGCTCGGTGTTCCGACGCTCGTAAACACGCTTTTCAATGGCTTCGTAATGGGCGTGCTTGGGGGCGTCGTCGCCACCGCGGCGTCACCGGACGTGGCGCTCGCGGCGGTGTTGCCTCACGTCATCGTCGAGGTTCCGGCGTTCCTGCTGGCTGCTGCAGCGGGGTTCAAGCTCCCGCGGGCACTCGGCTCGTACCTAGTTGGGAACACCGAGTACATACTTGACCGGCGGACGGTGCGAGACTCGGCTGTGGTCGCGGTGACTGCCGTCGCGCTCGTGGTCGTCGCCGCCGTGGTGGAGGTCGTCATCACTCCCTGGGTGGTCAATCTCGTCGTGTCCTGA
- a CDS encoding alpha/beta fold hydrolase: MGRVRTWLARNRERLAVWTLVVVLLAILGVLLYFGTPFHGSEASIQAAQADDRIDFEQRGGDYVLSPASGTSEVGLVFYPGARVHPDAYLSSLSPLVTEANVTVVITKMPLNLAVLEQGAAADVIGQHDVEQWYVGGHSLGGAMACRYADENPEQVTGVVLFGSYCDRSISDSGLRALSVVGKQDTVLDWNSYENSKGNLPASATIRELEGVNHTQFGSYTGQPGDEPSGTTYAVAHRRLANVTVPWFRQAKTPLRASAG; this comes from the coding sequence ATGGGACGGGTACGCACGTGGCTGGCGCGGAACCGCGAACGCCTGGCTGTCTGGACGCTCGTCGTCGTGTTGCTGGCAATACTTGGCGTCTTACTGTATTTCGGGACGCCGTTTCACGGGAGCGAGGCAAGCATCCAGGCCGCCCAGGCGGACGACCGGATCGACTTCGAACAGCGGGGTGGCGACTACGTTCTCAGTCCCGCAAGCGGAACGTCGGAGGTTGGACTGGTGTTCTATCCGGGCGCACGCGTCCATCCCGACGCGTATCTCTCGTCGCTATCACCACTAGTTACCGAGGCAAACGTCACGGTCGTGATCACGAAGATGCCGCTGAACCTCGCGGTCCTCGAGCAGGGTGCAGCGGCGGACGTCATCGGACAGCACGACGTCGAACAGTGGTACGTCGGGGGCCACTCGCTGGGTGGCGCGATGGCCTGTCGATATGCGGACGAAAACCCGGAGCAGGTCACGGGAGTCGTCCTGTTCGGGTCGTACTGTGACCGGTCGATCAGCGATAGCGGTCTCCGAGCGTTAAGCGTAGTCGGGAAACAGGATACGGTGCTCGACTGGAACAGCTACGAGAACAGCAAGGGGAACCTGCCGGCCAGCGCGACGATCAGGGAGTTAGAGGGGGTGAACCACACGCAGTTCGGGAGCTACACGGGCCAACCTGGCGACGAACCCTCGGGGACGACGTACGCCGTTGCCCACCGACGGCTGGCGAACGTGACTGTCCCGTGGTTCAGGCAGGCGAAAACACCACTCAGGGCGTCAGCCGGGTGA
- a CDS encoding DEAD/DEAH box helicase: MPVSDVLPDFADAFPFERFNRMQTETLPALLERDDNVVVSAPTASGKTAVAEVAISETLRTGGTALFIAPLRALTNEKEREWERFEELGYSVYVVTGERDLNPRRAERADVLVMTPEKADSATRKHDTPRYSFVTDIDTCVIDEVHLLDSERRGSVLEVTISRFRRLCDPRIVALSATMPNIEDVADWLDAPPETTFEFGEEYRPVPLNADVKTYTHGDNAFADKYRRLYRAMDLVEPHLDDEGQALVFVSSRQDTVQAAKKARDELVERDIPMGARGDYDFHNDAAELSNDTLRQSVLDGVAFHHAGLSRADKNRVERWFREGKIQLLFSTSTLAWGVNLPARCVVIRDTKYHDPLEGEVDMSPLDVLQMLGRAGRPGYDDTGYAWVVADRSEADKYRRLLRDGKDIESRLAEDLPSHLNAEIAMGTIDDLDDVLSWLETTFYHVRAESAPAQYDDAANLREHASTTLRGLVDRGFVEMDDDLTVDATALGRLASKFYLRLDTARSFADLAEDADDLTDDGVLRAVAQADAFDSVSARQDEEDAVDAVLGGRADALDPGPRKVYAILRSGMNGTVPSKLKSDSWIIRQNALRLLAALRAFLDRFADASAANLARRVEARVEHGLSEDAVALTAIDGVGSGRAKTLAAAGFATPVDVLDADRGTLTAAGLSESVAERVQERARDLPKVVVEWGSFPETIARGENSMQEVTVRNVAGGARAGVRVTVNGVEMTATDCYLGETTLPVGVFGGDADELTFRVEIAHPELPLEPVVETRSVTVMNRV; this comes from the coding sequence ATCCCCGTTTCGGATGTGCTTCCGGACTTTGCCGACGCCTTCCCCTTCGAGCGGTTCAACCGGATGCAGACCGAGACGCTTCCGGCCCTGCTGGAGCGCGATGACAACGTCGTCGTGAGCGCGCCGACCGCCAGCGGCAAGACGGCCGTCGCCGAGGTCGCGATCTCCGAGACGCTCCGGACGGGCGGTACCGCGCTGTTTATCGCCCCGCTCCGTGCGCTCACCAACGAGAAGGAGCGCGAGTGGGAACGCTTCGAGGAGTTGGGCTACTCGGTGTACGTCGTCACCGGCGAGCGCGATCTCAACCCCCGACGGGCCGAGCGCGCGGACGTGCTCGTGATGACTCCCGAGAAGGCCGATTCCGCCACGCGCAAGCACGACACCCCGCGGTACTCCTTCGTGACCGACATCGACACCTGCGTCATCGACGAGGTGCACCTGCTGGATTCCGAGCGACGCGGGTCGGTCCTGGAGGTGACGATCTCGCGATTCCGGCGGCTCTGTGACCCCCGGATCGTCGCGCTGTCGGCGACGATGCCCAACATCGAGGACGTGGCTGACTGGCTCGACGCCCCGCCGGAGACGACCTTCGAGTTCGGCGAGGAGTACCGCCCGGTCCCGCTCAACGCCGACGTCAAGACCTACACGCACGGCGACAACGCCTTTGCCGACAAGTACCGGCGGCTCTATCGTGCGATGGACCTCGTCGAACCGCATCTCGACGACGAGGGCCAGGCGCTGGTTTTTGTCTCTTCCCGCCAGGACACCGTCCAGGCCGCGAAGAAAGCACGCGACGAGCTGGTCGAACGCGATATTCCGATGGGCGCTCGCGGCGACTACGACTTTCACAACGACGCCGCCGAGTTGAGCAACGACACGCTTCGCCAGTCCGTTCTAGACGGCGTTGCGTTCCATCACGCCGGTCTCTCCCGGGCGGACAAGAATCGCGTCGAGCGGTGGTTCCGCGAGGGGAAGATCCAGTTGCTCTTCTCGACGTCGACGCTCGCCTGGGGCGTGAACCTGCCCGCACGGTGTGTCGTGATCCGAGACACCAAGTATCACGACCCGCTCGAAGGCGAGGTCGATATGAGTCCCCTTGACGTCCTCCAGATGCTCGGGCGAGCGGGCCGGCCCGGCTACGACGACACGGGGTACGCCTGGGTCGTCGCCGATCGGAGCGAGGCCGACAAGTACCGACGCTTGCTCCGGGACGGCAAGGACATCGAATCCCGGCTGGCTGAGGACCTCCCCTCCCATCTCAACGCCGAGATCGCGATGGGAACGATCGACGATCTCGATGACGTACTCTCGTGGCTGGAGACGACCTTCTATCACGTTCGAGCCGAGAGCGCTCCGGCACAATACGACGACGCCGCGAACCTCCGGGAACACGCCTCGACGACGCTGCGCGGCCTGGTCGATCGTGGCTTCGTCGAGATGGACGACGACCTGACCGTCGACGCGACGGCGCTGGGTCGGCTCGCATCGAAGTTCTACCTCCGGCTCGACACCGCTCGATCGTTCGCAGATCTCGCCGAGGACGCCGACGATCTGACCGACGACGGTGTTCTCAGGGCTGTCGCACAGGCTGATGCCTTCGATAGCGTCTCGGCCCGCCAGGACGAGGAAGACGCCGTCGATGCGGTGCTGGGCGGCCGCGCCGACGCGCTCGACCCCGGCCCGCGGAAGGTGTACGCGATCCTCCGTTCGGGCATGAACGGGACGGTCCCTTCGAAACTGAAAAGCGATTCCTGGATCATTCGCCAGAACGCGCTTCGCCTGCTGGCGGCGCTTCGCGCGTTCCTCGATCGGTTCGCGGACGCCAGCGCGGCGAACCTGGCCCGCCGGGTCGAGGCCCGCGTCGAACACGGCCTCAGCGAGGATGCGGTCGCGCTCACGGCGATCGACGGAGTCGGCTCCGGCCGGGCGAAGACGCTTGCGGCCGCCGGTTTCGCGACACCGGTAGACGTACTCGACGCCGACCGCGGGACCCTCACCGCTGCCGGATTGAGTGAGAGCGTCGCCGAACGGGTCCAGGAGCGCGCCCGGGATCTCCCGAAGGTTGTCGTCGAGTGGGGGTCGTTCCCGGAGACGATCGCCCGCGGCGAGAACAGTATGCAGGAGGTGACGGTTCGAAACGTCGCCGGCGGCGCTCGTGCCGGCGTCCGGGTCACGGTCAACGGTGTCGAGATGACCGCGACGGACTGCTATCTCGGCGAGACGACGCTCCCCGTCGGGGTCTTCGGTGGCGACGCCGACGAACTCACGTTCCGGGTCGAGATTGCCCACCCCGAACTCCCGCTGGAACCGGTCGTCGAGACTCGATCCGTTACAGTAATGAACCGCGTATAG
- the endA gene encoding tRNA-intron lyase yields the protein MELTLDGSTVRGGRQARERFYDSRGYGRVVDGDLALAPVEAAHILYRGDIEAIRDADSGDRLDFRDLLSSDLVSEIDVLVYKDLRDRGFYLSPTDEAGVDFLVYPRGNGPWDDTVAYRVRAIGERTDVPARSLGEVVLAVVDEESAITYLDTERPDIGGSTRVDPPRDVPGDLLEDRVLVWDPPTALYERGFYGQPLGEDGAPLQLSLLEAAFLAGRGVLTIDERTLLERGREVEGDRFDRRLAVYRALRDRNVVPKTGYKFGADFRTYADVEHVDELGHSELLVRVLPADHAFSPRDLALDVRLAHGVRKRMVFALVGDDIEWLSVTRLTP from the coding sequence ATGGAACTCACTCTCGACGGATCGACCGTTCGGGGCGGCCGACAGGCGCGCGAGCGGTTCTACGACTCGCGCGGGTACGGGCGCGTCGTCGACGGCGACCTGGCGCTCGCCCCGGTTGAGGCCGCGCACATCCTCTACCGCGGCGATATCGAGGCGATCCGGGACGCCGACTCGGGCGACCGGCTGGACTTTCGGGACCTCCTGTCTTCGGATCTCGTCTCCGAGATCGACGTGCTCGTCTACAAGGACCTGCGCGATCGCGGCTTCTACCTCTCTCCGACCGACGAGGCCGGCGTCGACTTTCTCGTCTATCCTCGCGGCAACGGCCCCTGGGACGATACTGTCGCCTACCGGGTTCGGGCGATCGGCGAACGAACCGACGTTCCCGCTCGGTCGCTGGGCGAGGTCGTCCTCGCCGTCGTCGACGAGGAGTCCGCTATCACCTATCTCGATACCGAACGTCCCGATATCGGGGGTTCGACGCGCGTCGATCCCCCCCGCGATGTCCCAGGCGATCTGCTTGAGGACCGCGTGCTCGTCTGGGACCCGCCGACGGCGCTGTACGAGCGCGGGTTCTACGGCCAACCGCTCGGCGAAGACGGAGCGCCGTTGCAGCTGTCGCTGCTCGAGGCCGCCTTCCTCGCCGGCCGGGGCGTGTTGACGATCGACGAGCGGACGCTCCTCGAACGTGGACGCGAGGTCGAAGGAGACCGCTTCGATCGCCGTCTCGCCGTCTATCGCGCGCTCCGCGATCGGAACGTCGTTCCGAAGACCGGCTACAAGTTCGGCGCCGACTTCCGGACGTACGCCGACGTCGAACACGTCGATGAACTCGGGCACTCGGAGTTGCTCGTTCGTGTCCTCCCGGCCGATCACGCGTTCTCCCCGCGTGATCTCGCGCTCGACGTCCGGCTGGCTCACGGCGTCCGCAAGCGGATGGTGTTCGCACTTGTCGGTGACGACATCGAGTGGCTCTCTGTCACCCGGCTGACGCCCTGA
- a CDS encoding topoisomerase DNA-binding C4 zinc finger domain-containing protein: MHDAITVTTGECTSTFDGNRVRAHRQRGRMTVLVKPDNTVLVHDADGYQPVAWLTRAESVTIETDRIEARDGDQHLRVDVHEEYARGQYPASAAGRPVGDCPDCAGTLVRTADGVSCTGCSVRFGLPGDATVIDERCDCGLPLMRVERGHVFEICLDRECESMDAVVKRAFDREWECPNCGGDLRILRRSGLLVGCENYPDCDTGFAFPSGTVVGECACGLPLFDTDGGRRCLDATCDTAELTPGGP; encoded by the coding sequence ATGCACGACGCGATCACCGTCACGACCGGAGAGTGTACGAGCACGTTCGATGGCAACCGCGTTCGCGCCCACCGCCAGCGCGGTCGGATGACCGTGCTGGTCAAACCCGATAACACCGTGCTGGTCCACGACGCCGACGGCTACCAGCCGGTCGCGTGGCTCACTCGCGCGGAATCGGTCACTATCGAGACCGACCGGATCGAGGCCCGCGACGGCGACCAACACCTCCGGGTCGACGTTCACGAGGAGTACGCACGCGGCCAGTACCCCGCCAGCGCGGCCGGGCGGCCGGTCGGGGACTGTCCGGACTGTGCGGGGACGCTCGTCCGCACTGCGGACGGCGTGTCCTGTACCGGCTGTTCGGTACGATTCGGCCTGCCCGGCGACGCGACCGTCATCGACGAGCGGTGTGACTGTGGACTTCCGCTCATGCGCGTCGAACGCGGGCACGTGTTCGAGATTTGCCTCGATCGGGAGTGTGAATCGATGGACGCGGTCGTCAAGCGTGCCTTCGACCGCGAGTGGGAGTGTCCGAACTGCGGTGGTGACCTCCGTATCCTCCGGCGCAGCGGTCTGCTGGTCGGCTGTGAGAACTACCCCGACTGCGACACCGGCTTTGCGTTCCCGTCCGGAACGGTCGTCGGCGAGTGTGCCTGCGGACTGCCGCTTTTCGACACCGACGGTGGACGGCGCTGTCTGGATGCGACGTGCGATACTGCCGAATTGACCCCGGGCGGACCGTAG
- a CDS encoding stage II sporulation protein M, with translation MKDRLRLLAASSSTTVFGVIAGLLATSVSRLTGMETFDYSLYFLPSDPSFFGILSNNLVVYATTVLGFGLVTLANLFLAGIPLGVELVHNDFVWLIIPHGIFEFPALWFAGAAGLRIPSDLARYLQRETDRVLTPSGIRMVVRYALLSLVLFGVAGLVETTVTRWLAEWAT, from the coding sequence ATGAAGGATAGACTTCGACTCTTGGCCGCCTCTTCCAGTACGACGGTTTTCGGTGTGATTGCCGGTCTTCTCGCAACGAGCGTCTCACGATTGACTGGGATGGAGACATTCGACTACTCGCTATACTTTCTCCCTTCGGATCCGTCCTTTTTTGGTATTCTCTCGAACAATCTTGTTGTCTACGCGACGACTGTTTTGGGTTTTGGGCTCGTAACGCTCGCCAATCTATTTCTGGCTGGGATACCGCTCGGTGTCGAACTTGTCCACAATGATTTCGTCTGGTTGATTATTCCACACGGTATCTTCGAGTTTCCTGCACTCTGGTTTGCCGGTGCGGCTGGACTTCGCATACCCTCCGACCTGGCTCGGTATCTCCAACGCGAGACGGATCGCGTCCTCACCCCGTCGGGTATTCGAATGGTCGTCCGCTATGCCCTTCTCTCGTTGGTTCTATTCGGCGTGGCTGGCCTCGTTGAAACCACCGTTACACGATGGCTCGCTGAATGGGCTACCTGA
- a CDS encoding non-histone chromosomal MC1 family protein: MAPDQDKRNFALRESDGTESSVFSGSTPRQAALKAARRLDPASSEEVADPTELRLREKGTKKVHIYEGWAWDEQAPEDKPDWMPSEITKGNVSKQGVEHLDEI, from the coding sequence ATGGCACCCGACCAAGACAAGCGAAACTTCGCACTCCGAGAATCGGACGGGACAGAATCCAGCGTCTTCTCAGGGAGCACACCTCGACAGGCTGCGCTGAAGGCAGCTCGACGGCTCGACCCTGCCTCCAGCGAAGAGGTAGCCGATCCCACGGAACTGCGACTGCGAGAAAAGGGGACCAAGAAAGTCCACATCTATGAAGGCTGGGCCTGGGACGAACAGGCACCCGAGGACAAGCCCGACTGGATGCCAAGCGAGATCACGAAGGGGAACGTCTCGAAGCAGGGCGTCGAACACCTCGACGAGATCTAG
- a CDS encoding FKBP-type peptidyl-prolyl cis-trans isomerase: protein MPIEPGDGVTIEYVGRLDDGTIFDTSRREVAIEAGLAQPADIEPEEYAALSFTAGEGEIIEGLDEALIGMSEGDTETVTVPPEEAYGEHQSDRVREYDAETFKGMVGQQPAVGLHVQAQNGLHGDVTAVKEDSVEIDFNHQLAGETLTFEVEIVEVRG, encoded by the coding sequence ATGCCAATCGAGCCCGGCGACGGCGTGACCATCGAGTACGTCGGTCGCCTCGACGACGGAACGATCTTCGACACGTCCCGACGCGAGGTCGCTATCGAGGCAGGGCTGGCTCAGCCCGCCGACATCGAGCCCGAAGAATACGCAGCGCTGTCGTTTACCGCCGGCGAGGGTGAGATAATCGAGGGGTTAGACGAAGCGCTGATCGGGATGAGCGAAGGCGACACCGAGACCGTGACCGTTCCGCCAGAGGAGGCCTACGGCGAACACCAGTCAGACCGCGTCAGAGAGTACGACGCCGAGACGTTCAAGGGGATGGTCGGCCAGCAGCCGGCAGTCGGATTGCACGTCCAGGCCCAGAACGGACTGCACGGCGACGTGACTGCCGTCAAAGAAGACAGTGTCGAGATCGATTTCAACCACCAGCTCGCGGGCGAGACGCTGACCTTCGAGGTCGAAATCGTCGAGGTTCGTGGGTGA
- a CDS encoding Yip1 family protein, with protein sequence MRSTQLVIVSPSKFYKNDQRATDLKWSFGIVLATALASILGSVYAFTQFIDTFPGAVRAFAILGGLVTLFEGIFGTFLVWFAFAGTFYFHSMPFGGNGDFRDLLAAIGWGFIPSGIGAFIGSVSAIYVFSQVPLRPVGEGLTQAIQATESNPWLVLANVLGVPFAVWQGFLWFYAVKSIRGLSSREAIITVAGPVAVSISWSLWNIV encoded by the coding sequence ATGAGAAGTACTCAGTTAGTAATAGTATCACCTAGTAAGTTTTATAAGAACGATCAACGGGCGACGGATCTCAAGTGGTCGTTCGGCATAGTCTTGGCGACTGCTCTCGCAAGTATACTCGGATCCGTCTATGCGTTCACACAATTCATTGATACGTTTCCAGGTGCCGTGAGAGCCTTCGCTATCCTCGGTGGGTTAGTGACGTTGTTTGAGGGGATCTTCGGTACATTCCTGGTCTGGTTCGCATTTGCAGGGACATTCTATTTCCATTCGATGCCATTTGGCGGCAATGGGGACTTCCGTGACCTTTTGGCAGCCATTGGCTGGGGATTCATCCCATCGGGTATTGGCGCCTTCATCGGTTCCGTATCAGCGATCTACGTATTCTCGCAAGTCCCACTACGACCAGTTGGAGAAGGTCTTACCCAAGCGATTCAGGCGACAGAAAGTAACCCCTGGCTGGTACTCGCCAACGTCCTTGGAGTGCCCTTCGCGGTGTGGCAGGGATTCCTCTGGTTCTACGCGGTAAAGAGTATTCGCGGCCTGTCCTCCAGAGAAGCAATTATCACCGTCGCTGGCCCAGTAGCTGTCTCAATTAGTTGGTCACTCTGGAACATCGTTTGA
- a CDS encoding HAD family hydrolase: protein MNAVLFDMDGVVVDSERYWPQLESEHLFPEVVPGQDVDPEEVMGMNYREIYGYLADNYEVAVDSDRHAELFETLAAELYGERVTLMDGFESLVSELQADGISVGLVTSSPHAWIDIVLDRFELGGRFDAVASAEDVDSGKPAPDVYLRALEALDADPDTSVAVEDSTTGGKAAKAAGLRCIGYTGVHDGIDPEIVDTVVSDPEHLRRVLFDQFE from the coding sequence ATGAACGCAGTGCTGTTCGACATGGACGGGGTCGTCGTCGACTCGGAGCGGTACTGGCCGCAACTCGAATCCGAGCACCTCTTCCCGGAAGTTGTCCCGGGGCAGGACGTCGATCCGGAGGAAGTCATGGGCATGAACTACAGGGAGATCTACGGATACCTGGCGGACAACTACGAGGTGGCCGTCGACAGCGATCGTCACGCCGAGCTGTTCGAGACGCTCGCAGCGGAACTCTACGGGGAGCGCGTGACCCTCATGGACGGGTTCGAGTCGCTGGTGTCGGAGCTACAGGCGGACGGTATCAGCGTCGGACTCGTGACCTCGTCACCGCACGCGTGGATCGATATCGTACTCGATCGCTTCGAACTCGGGGGGCGCTTCGATGCGGTCGCCAGTGCCGAAGACGTCGACAGCGGGAAACCAGCACCGGATGTCTACCTGCGGGCGCTCGAAGCGCTCGACGCGGACCCGGATACGAGCGTCGCCGTCGAGGACTCGACGACCGGGGGGAAAGCCGCGAAGGCTGCCGGGCTCAGATGTATCGGCTACACCGGCGTCCACGACGGGATCGACCCCGAGATCGTGGACACCGTCGTCTCGGACCCCGAGCACTTGCGGCGGGTCCTGTTCGACCAGTTCGAGTGA
- a CDS encoding transcription factor S, with protein MQFCDECGSMMHADGDVMVCSSCGHEQRRDEGAAEQFVSTESQSTDDVIETEEGANFEGKPTAEDVVCEECGHTKAWYTIKQTGSADEPPTRFFKCQECGHRWREYN; from the coding sequence ATGCAGTTCTGTGACGAATGCGGCTCGATGATGCACGCCGATGGCGACGTGATGGTCTGTTCGTCCTGCGGGCACGAACAGCGACGCGACGAGGGCGCCGCCGAACAGTTCGTCTCGACGGAGTCCCAGAGCACCGACGACGTCATCGAAACCGAGGAGGGCGCGAATTTCGAGGGCAAGCCCACCGCCGAGGACGTCGTCTGCGAGGAGTGTGGCCACACGAAAGCCTGGTACACGATCAAACAGACCGGCTCCGCGGACGAGCCGCCGACGCGATTCTTCAAATGCCAGGAGTGTGGCCACCGCTGGCGCGAATACAATTGA